One genomic window of Aricia agestis chromosome 7, ilAriAges1.1, whole genome shotgun sequence includes the following:
- the LOC121729183 gene encoding uncharacterized protein LOC121729183 has product MATIENSIADIKSSIVTEVPAGSKVVLECDSNDYHHNFMFWLFDNNKVIGPGNEYDARKYKYEVLSGKLHIDRVSPSESGYYKCFSKNLDGHGITVGEVEMIVKGSTFTAIDGIKLAAIIISILVIIACVVIYMRLRKEWNKYDGHTVVPVDEVDEDDGEEVYNKTTTSINHPVPGPSRNPSSEHLMYGIDNQGLDTDFNSVFENIQIKTPQASLI; this is encoded by the exons atggctACAATTGAAAATTCTATAGCGGATATAAAAAGTTCTATTGTAACAGAGGTACCAGCTGGATCAAAGGTTGTACTGGAATGTGATAGCAATGACTATCaccataattttatgttttggcTTTTTGACAATAATAAAGTCATAGGACCTGGAAATGAGTATGAtgcaagaaaatataaatatgaagttttgtcTGGAAAATTGCATATTGAT AGAGTGAGTCCATCAGAGTCAGGCTATTACAAATGTTTCTCCAAAAACTTGGATGGTCATGGTATAACAGTAGGGGAAGTGGAAATGATTGTCAAGGGATCTACTTTCACTGCAATTGATGGTATAAAGTTAGCGGCCATTATCATATCTATACTTGTGATAATTGCATGTGTTGTCATTTACATGAGATTGAGGAAAGAGTGGAACAAATATGATGGACACACTGTCGTACCAG TTGATGAAGTAGATGAAGATGATGGTGAGGAAGTATACAACAAGACCACAACCTCTATAAACCATCCAGTACCTGGCCCGAGCAGGAATCCTTCCTCTGAACATCTCATGTACGGCATAGACAACCAAGGTCTAGATACTGATTTCAACTCAGTCTTTGAAAATATACAAATCAAGACACCACAAGCTAGCCTAATCTAA
- the LOC121729181 gene encoding RWD domain-containing protein 2B, which translates to MASSETNLEETLAECLSQQLCEIELLKSMYPNNDDIVFTDRKIIDVITNFLNSESKKEFVPDHIDFILKLSVNENKLEMCVNLPSFYPNEDPEIYLRCNQLNRQQETSLNENLSKFIKAEKQEGEVCIYTAISWVQEHLDEFISITLHEPRDQHQHEQEDIKFCRYWIYSHHIYNKRKREVIVNVAKDYKLTGFCLPGKPGIIYIEGDENDCHEWWKVIKSMNWKKIVLRKNNIFEQSERKKQQKFTSFQEISFASCKQSKHSNMGEFCKYMEKFGLGADINEFFGLCTKEKICD; encoded by the coding sequence ATGGCTTCGTCGGAAACAAATTTAGAGGAAACTTTAGCTGAATGTCTTTCTCAGCAGCTGTGTGAAATAGAGTTACTAAAGTCGATGTATCCGAATAATGATGACATCGTATTTACTGATCGTAAAATTATTGACGTTATCACAAATTTCTTAAATTCAGAATCAAAAAAAGAATTCGTTCCTGACCATATTGATTTTATACTGAAACTCTCTgtgaatgaaaataaattagaaaTGTGTGTAAATTTACCGAGTTTTTACCCAAATGAGGATCCCGAAATATACTTAAGATGTAACCAACTAAATCGGCAGCAGGAAACTTCCTTGAACGAGAATCTATCAaaatttataaaagctgaaaaacAAGAAGGTGAAGTGTGCATCTATACAGCTATATCGTGGGTTCAAGAGCACCTTGATGAATTTATTTCTATTACATTACATGAACCTAGAGATCAACACCAGCATGAACAAGAGGATATAAAGTTTTGTAGATATTGGATTTACTCTCACCACATCTACAACAAAAGAAAGAGAGAGGTGATAGTAAATGTTGCTAAAGATTACAAATTGACTGGATTCTGCTTACCGGGTAAGCCTGGTATCATTTACATAGAAGGTGATGAGAATGACTGTCATGAATGGTGGAAAGTCATCAAATCAATGAATTGGAAAAAAATTGTCTTGAGAAAAAACAACATCTTTGAACAATCAGAACGAAAAAAACAGCAAAAGTTTACCTCTTTTCAAGAAATTAGTTTTGCATCATGCAAACAAAGTAAACACTCCAATATGGGtgaattttgtaaatatatggAGAAGTTTGGACTTGGTGCTGACATAAATGAATTTTTTGGTTTAtgtacaaaagaaaaaatctgtgATTAA
- the LOC121729184 gene encoding transmembrane protein 60 produces the protein MAILHRALFTWFIFLVFLILLCLRLESRTHWNWFIVFIPMWVYDGILLIYVLFHMVSHCRNGIEWIRATINKNVWYIAAIGLKMAAQIIICVKLEYTKLYLPISLVMTPIWMLLPVLCVEVFMHLIKNSSRSSRY, from the coding sequence ATGGCTATTTTACATAGAGCACTATTTACATGGTTCATCTTCTTAGTATTTCTTATTCTTCTCTGTTTGCGACTAGAATCAAGAACGCATTGGAACTGGTTCATAGTTTTTATTCCAATGTGGGTTTACGATggcattttattaatttacgtaCTCTTTCACATGGTATCTCACTGCCGAAATGGTATCGAATGGATCAGAGCTACGATAAACAAAAATGTGTGGTATATTGCCGCTATTGGACTGAAAATGGCAGCACAAATAATTATATGTGTCAAGTTGGAATACACAAAACTGTATCTCCCAATTTCTCTTGTGATGACTCCTATATGGATGCTGCTGCCTGTTCTGTGCGTGGAGGTTTTTAtgcatttaattaaaaactcaaGTCGAAGTAGTAGATACTAA
- the LOC121729178 gene encoding anaphase-promoting complex subunit 4, giving the protein MNSCGMRIVEEKHIPNQVDIIIWSNRIDLLALSNFKGEVQVHRLHWQKVWTLQPPAENILVQSMAWRPDGKALAIGYSSGTVLMVDIEDKEVLNKFDFGQGTSEEFDEVSSHGIPCITWAVKSGALDSATEYNIYEDASIFLPKPSSTINSHKGSENEENNKTQKDNLEETQLNMLIIAHGNGNIFMSIYGKYPLGTLPMSQITKDECGEYKVLDINISDDFSCMQVLYLDKTSNYIHLALVNTSVLTAYCEEMYVVANKHHHIIQLMSQVDKTMISITEAWEHILLEMDTKMACYTSEGGLSADLLELLMLGVPSEDLEIFLLKDLTAKGLKKFGSSVELSYSSIQKLVLRQLNIVGQSLTYYFSELRGLTKVPDRFKIFELDEQTVTAAIKACYAFLNKCLELQQVIDVSMRNYKIFFRWLFVVIVRLLDEQTPSEIVKITQQELTHLADFLYNFDNVQSDDGDGSEKPVKFNLERLGQYLQDQELTLLPDDDDNPWHKFLKENACLLKENDTIFSMMEFKKFSLVQQQNYLNNAVAKVFEVKDKDLSKYFSVLCNFKCHESNINDETKILRYSQMFDPEEERYLTSFIHSGSATGGIYFMSFNVNDRNCTASACKYILSACLLPDCKNSESNMTILDLQFYSTEYLSVLVKHPHEDATIFIQLPIKIALENANEINFRSKSLIFNEKIQRKNLSPLLDSSTYKILEKMDGHQIAVSGPRGVAVVVSNNQRKVRVFVMESNDDDEDDTLDTTPLSQLTHSNDNSQSTLP; this is encoded by the exons atgaatagtTGCGGTATGAGAATAGTAGAAGAAAAACATATCCCTAACCAGgtcgatattataatatggagtAACCGCATTGACTTATTAGCACTAAGTAATTTCAAAG GTGAAGTGCAGGTGCATCGACTGCATTGGCAAAAAGTATGGACTCTACAACCCCCAGCAGAAAATATTTTAGTTCAGTCAATGGCTTGGAGACCAGATGGAAAa GCACTCGCTATAGGGTACAGTTCAGGCACTGTTTTAATGGTTGATATTGAAGACAAagaagtacttaataaatttgATTTTGGCCAAGGGACCTCTGAAGAGTTTGATGAAGTTAGTAGCCATGGTATTCCATGTATAACATGGGCAGTGAAATCTGGTGCTCTAGACAGTGCCACTGAATATAACATTTAT GAAGACGCTTCTATATTTCTACCAAAGCCGAGTTCCACTATAAATTCCCATAAAGGTTCAGAGaatgaagaaaataataaaactcaAAAGGATAACTTAGAGGAAACTCAATTGAATATGCTGATCATTGCACATGgtaatggaaatatatttatgagcATATACGGAAAGTATCCACTGGGTACATTGCCTATGTCTCAAATCACCAAAGATGAGTGTGGGGAATACAAGGTGCTCGATATTAATATATCTGATGACTTCAGCTGTATGCAAGTACTTTATTTAGATAAAACCTCTAATTATATACATTTAGCATTAGTTAACACCAGTGTACTGACAGCATATTGTGAAGAAATGTATGTTGTTGCTAATAAACATCATCATATCATTCAACTGATGTCACAAGTTGATAAAACAATGATTTCCATTACTGAAGCTTGGGAACACATTTTGTTAGAAATGGACACAAAAATGGCGTGTTACACTTCAGAAGGTGGTCTTTCAGCAGATTTGCTAGAATTGCTAATGCTAG GTGTTCCATCTGAAGATCTAGAAATTTTTCTTCTGAAGGACCTTACAGCAAAAGGACTCAAAAAATTTGGCAGCTCTGTGGAACTGAGTTACTCTTCAATCCAAAAATTAGTTTTgcgtcagttaaatattgtgGGACAAAGTCTTACTTACTATTTTTCTGAGCTAAGAGGTTTGACTAAAGTACCAGACCGATTTAAG ATTTTCGAACTTGATGAACAAACAGTAACTGCTGCAATCAAAGCTTGTTACGCATTCCTCAATAAATGCTTAGAACTTCAGCAAGTTATTGATGTGTCCATGAGAAATTACAAGATATTCTTCAGATGGCTTTTTGTTGTAATAGTAAGATTATTAGATGAGCAAACACCGAGTGAAATCGTCAAGATAACACAACAGGAATTAACACACTTAGCAGATTTTCTATATAACTTTGATAATGTTCAATCGGATGATGGTGATGGTTCTGAAAAGCCAGTAAAGTTCAACCTTGAGCGACTAGGTCAGTATTTACAAGATCAGGAACTCACGCTACTGCCAGACGATGATGATAACCCTTGGCACAAGTTTCTCAAGGAAAATGCATGTCTATTAAAAGAGAATGACACAATATTCTCTATGATGGAGTTTAAGAAATTTTCTCTTGTTCAGCAACAGAACTACTTAAATAATGCAGTAGCTAAGGTCTTTGAAGTAAAAGACAAAGATTTAAGCAAGTACTTCTCTGTGCTTTGTAATTTCAAATGTCATGAAAGTAATATCAATgatgaaacaaaaattttacgtTATTCTCAAATGTTTGACCCAGAGGAGGAAAGGTATTTGACATCATTCATTCACAGTGGAAGTGCAACAGGTGGTATATATTTCATGTCATTTAATGTAAACGACAGAAATTGTACAGCCTCTGCATGTAAATATATTCTCTCGGCATGCTTACTGCCCGACTGTAAAAATTCAGAAAGTAATATGACTAtccttgatttacaattttactCAACAGAATATTTATCGGTCCTTGTGAAACATCCTCACGAAGATGCTACCATTTTTATTCAACTTCCTATAAAGATAGCACTAGAAAATGCAAATGAAATCAATTTTAGATCAaagtctttaatatttaatgagaaAATTCAGAGAAAAAACTTGTCCCCACTCTTAGATTCAAGCACCTATAAGATACTCGAAAAGATGGATGGACACCAAATAGCTGTCTCTGGACCTCGAGGTGTGGCAGTAGTAGTTTCAAACAACCAAAGAAAAGTCAGGGTGTTTGTAATGGAATCAAACGATGATGATGAAGACGATACCCTTGACACAACACCTCTCTCACAACTAACGCATTCCAATGATAACAGTCAAAGCACACTGCCCTGA